CGGAACACGCACCGTGGCATCGCTGCTCGACGAGATCGGCTGCGGAGTGGACGCGGTGCGCGACCCCCTCACCGAGGCGTTGGAGCTGGGTGTCCTCACCGTCGTCAAGGAGCCGACCAGCAACCGCGACGCGGCTTCATCCGCGGCGGCGAGCTGAACGTGGCCGGGGCGGTCGACACCGACGAGCAGCGCTTCCGGGGCCCGTTCCCGCGAACCTTCGACTGGGCACGCTGGCCGCTGTCTCCTCGGCGGCTTGCGGCCGCGATTTGCATGTTGGCATTCGCCAGCGCGCTGTTCCGGCAGGGTGGCGCCGCAGTCGCGACGGCCACCCTGGTGATCGTCGAGACGGGGTTGCTCAGCCTGCCGTGGCGACTGCCTCGGCTCGACCGGTCGGCCAGGAGCTTCTGGGCCGAGACGTTGTGCGGGCTGATCGCGCCCGGCGGGGCGTTGATCGTACTCATGCTCACGAATCACGACCTGGCCACCCGGTTGCCGGACTGGTGGTGGTTCGGGGTCGCGGTCGTCGTGGGGGCGGCCTTGTTGGCGGTCAGTGGCATCAACGTGCTCGCGATCCGCTCGGGGCTCCTGGCTTTCCTGATGGGCCCGACACCGAAGGCGCAGGGCCGGGCGCGCGCGTTCTACACGGCCGTGGGACCCCTGGGCGAGGAGGCGTTGTTCCGGGGGGTCGCGCTGACTGCGGCGCCCGTGGCGGTGACTCCGATCGGCCTGCTCGCCGCGGTGGCGTTTGTCGCCCGGCACCATGTCCCACCGGGTGACAACGGCCGGGGCACCGCCCGATCCACGATCACTGAGATTACGGCCGCGGTACTTCTGCTGGCCCTCACTGTCCTGTCCCAGTCCCTGTTACCGGCGCTGCTCGCCCACGTCATCAACAACGTGCCCGGCGTGATCATCGAGCTGCAGCGAGAAGATACCGGAGATCCACACACCGTATGAGCGACCTCTCTACGAACCTTGGTGAACTCACCGCGCGCGGCCTCGTTCCGGCGGACTGCCGGGCTGCCTTCGTCGTGGGTTCCTTTGCCCGTGGCTGGGCCAACGCGTCCAGTGACGTGGATATGTACCTGGTCTGCGACCAGGCCTGGCGCAGTGCGACCAACGGCGTCGAGTACCTGCCGCTCGAGCCTGCCGAGGTTGCCACGGAGGTCGTGCACGTCGGCGGCCAACGGTGGGAGCTGAAGTACTGGCTCGAGGCGCAGGTCGACCAGATGATCGACAAGGTGTCCTGGGCAAGCTTCGAGACCGGGTTGCCCACGGGGCAGATCCTGACCACCTGGGAGGAGGAGTTCGTCGAGCGGATGCTGACCTGTCGTCCCCTCACCGGGGAGGATTGGGTGCTGCGACAGCGCGCCAAGATCACCTCTTCGGCGTTCCGTGCGTTTGTCGTCGCCGACTGCCTCTCCAACGCCGACGACTGCCTCGAAGATGTCATGGGTCAGCTCGCCAGCGGTGACGTCGAGAGCGCACTCCTCTCGGTACGACTGGGGTTCGGGCACGCCGTCGACGCACTGCTCGCCTCGCAAGGTGAGTACGGGCGCGCCCCCAAGTGGCGGGCGCGCCGGGTCCGCGAGGTCAACCCGCCGTTGCTGCCCTTCGAGCGGTACTGGGCGGTCGAGACCATGCGGGCGTTCGACCCGGCAGAGCCGCGCCAGTGGATACAGGAGATCGCCGACCTGTGCAAGTCCCTCTCGATGGAAGTGGAGATCTGAGATGACGCCCGACACCGTCCCCAGCCTCAAGCTGGACACGCGTTGGCGAAGCTTCCGTGGCAAGGTCTTCATCGCTCGGGGCGATCAAGCATTCGAGCTCTCCGAGGTGGCGGCGTTCGTTTACAAGCGCATCGACGGCAACCGCTCGATTCGCCAGATCGGGGAGGAGCTTGCGGGCGAGTACGACATCCCGGTGGACGAGGCGGTGTCCGACATCGTCGAACTGCTCACCGACCTGGCGTCAGCCGGTGTGATCGACGTGAAGAGCGCCTGAACGATGCTCACCGCAACTGCCACCTTCTATCGTTTGTGGACCGTGACCAGGCGCGCGTACCCCTGGACGTACTTCACGTCGACGGTGCTGTCAGGCTCGCTGATCGTCGCCCTGGCGTATCTGGCGTTCCGCGCCGTGGGGCCGGAGGGCGTGAGTTCGCGGTTCACTAGTTTGGCCCGATCCGTCGACTACGTGGGTTACGTGGCGGTGGGCGCGGTGACGTACACCTTCGCTGTTCGGATGATCCTGTGGACCGCCAAGGCGCTGATCACGGAAGAGCGCGAAGGGACGTTTGTGGCACTGGTGGTCACACCGGCCCGGCGGATGCCGTACCTGCTGGGTTTTGTCATGTTCGCCGTCCTCAGCACGCTTGCCGAGGCCGGCGCCATTGCGGGGGTGGCAGCCCTGCTCGGTGTGCAGCTCGTGGCGCCGGACCCGTTGGGCCTCACGCTGGGGCTCACCACGTTCATCGTGGCCCTGTTCGCGATATCGATGCTGCTGGGAGCGGTGATGCTCGTCGTGGCCGAGGCGCACATCTCGCAGAACACGGTGTTCCTCACGATGGGGCTGGTGTGTGGGTTCACGTTCCCCCGGGAGTACCTGCCCACTGCGGCCCAGTGGTTCGCCGAGGCGGTGCCGGTCACCGCAGCCCTGGACGTGCTCAGGGCGGCTCTCTCGGGCGGGTTTGAGATGTCCCAGGCAGGCCCCCGGTTGCTCGCGACGCTGTGCGTCAGCGCCGCGTACCTCGTCGCCGGCCTGTGGCTGCTACCCCGTGCGGAGCGGCGCACGGTTGAGAGGACATTCTGAGATGGAACACGGGATCATCGCTCGCGACCTGGGCAAGACGTTCACCGTTCGCACCGGGCTGTTCGGGCGGCGCGTGGAAAAGACAGCCGTGCACGGGCTGTCACTGGAGGTTCCGCCCGGCCGGGTCACCGGCCTGCTCGGCCTGAACGGCGCCGGCAAGACGACCACGATCAAGATGATGTCTACGTTGCTGCGGCCGACCTCGGGCACCGTCCGGGTGGACGGGCTCGACACCGTGGCCGACGCGCGCGCGGTAAGGCGCCGGATCAACCTCATCGCCGGTGGCGAACGTATGGTCTACGCGCAGATGACCGGCCGCGAGAACCTCCACTACTTCGCCCGTCTCTACGGCCTGCCCGGTGCTCTCCGGCGCCGCCGCGCCCAGGAGCTGCTGGATGTCGTCGGGCTCTCCGAGGCCGGGGACACCCTGGTCGAGCGGTACTCCCGTGGCATGGCCCAGCGGTTGTCGATCGCGCGTGGCCTGGTGAACGACCCCGACTACCTGCTACTGGACGAGCCCACGCTGGGGCTGGACGCACCCATCGCGCGCGAGCTGCGCCAGCTCGTCGCGAACCTGGTACGGGGTGGGAAGGGCGTGCTGCTGACGTCGCACTACCTCGCTGAGGTGGAAGAGCTGTGCGAGCACGTCTACGTAATCTCAGCGGGGCGCCACCTGACCGAGGGCAGCCCGGCCGAACTGACGGCAACAGCCGGCTGTCACCGGACGGTGCGGGTCACCGTGCGGGACGCCTCGGCGGCGGTGGCGGCGACCGTCGCGGAGTTCGCGGGGCGGCTCGGCACCCGAGCGGAGGAGACGGTCGATGCGGACGGGGCGCTCGTCGTGTCGATGGCGCATCCCGACGAGATCGCCGGCCCGCTGGTCACCGCCATCGTGGCGGCCGGCGGGACGATCACCGACCTCACCGTCACGAACCCGTCGCTGGAGGATGCGATCGTCACGCTGACGGACGGGGCTCCTCGACCGGAGGTGGCCGTATCGTGAGGGATGCGCTGCAGATCTTCGCGGCCGAGACGCTCAAACAGCGCCGTCGGATGAGTGGCAGCAAGGTCATCTTCTTTTCGATGCTCTTGTGGCCGTTGCTGGAGCTACTGACGCTCTACTACACGGTCCTGCCCGTGGTCGGTGGCGGGGCCATCGCACGACGGTGGCCGGCCGCGGCGGACCCACAGAGCATGTTGGCATTCCTGGCGACAGGCTCCGTAGGGTTTTCCTTCTACTTCGCCCTCGTCCAGTCAGCGTGGCACTTCTCGTTCGAACGGCAGGCCGGCACCTTGGAACTGCTGTTCCTGTCACCGGCACGCCGACTGTCCCTCGTAGTGGCCAACGGGGTGGGGGGACTCATCCAGAACGTGTGGCTGTTCGTCTGCCTCAGCGTCGCGGTGCTGGCGCTCACCGACGCCGTGCACGTCGCCCATCCCGCCATGTTCCTGGTGGCCTTCCTGGCGTTGTTCGTCCCGTCGTTGGGCTGGGGCGCGCTCCTCAACGGCCTCCTGATCTTCTCGCGGGACTCCGCGTTCCTGTTCACGATCCTCGGTGAACCAATGGCGTTCAGCGGCGGCGCCCGGCTGCCGCTGTGGATGCTGCCCGGGTGGATCGCCACGGTGGGCACGGTCCTTCCCCTGAGTGGCAGCCTGGTGGTGGTACGCGGGGCGATCCTGGACGGCAAGCCGTTCGACGACCTGGCCTGGCCACTCGTCGGCCTCGGGGTGAGCACCGTCGTGATGCTGCTCCTCGCCTCTCTGGTGCTGCACCTCGGTGAACGCCGGGCGCAGCGCACCGGCCAGCTGAGGCTCTTCTGATCCCGGTGCTAACGATGGGAACACCAGCATGTGTGGAATAGCCGGCCTGTTCGTCGGGTGCACGGCAATGGCACTGTGCCCGAGGGCGCTTCTCGGGCAGCCCGCGCTGAACCAGGACTCCGAATTGACCGGCCCCTCGAACGACGACTATCGCAGTCCTTTCCGGAACTGGGACGAGCGCTCTGCGGTGCGGGCCCGCCCACGCCGTACGCTCAGCCCGGACGACGACAGCTCGCTCTACTTCTCACCCGATCTGGTACCGGTCGCGGCCCACGACCTCGTTCGTCACCTCCGGCCGGAGTTGTTCGAGCAGGTACTCACCCAGCACCTCTACCGTTACCTGGCCTTCACGGAGAAGCTGGAGACCCTCGTCGTCAACGGAACCGTACTGGCCATCGCCAGCGGGTCAGTCGGTGTGCCGCTCCCCGACGAAATGCGGTTGGACGCCTACCGGATCTACTGCGACGAGGCCTACCACGCGCTGTTCTCCGTCGATCTGATGCGCCAGGTCGTCGCACGTACCGGCACCCAGCCCGTGCTCCCCGATCAGCCGTACTTCCTGCGCCGACTGCAAGAGATCCAGGCGGCGTTGCCCAGTCCGATGCGTCCGCTCGCCGAACTGCTGTTCGTCACCATCTCCGAGACGCTGATCTCCGCGACAATGGGCGAGGTGCCCATGGACCCCACCGTCGCTCCGGCAGTCCGGGACGCCATCCGCGACCATGCCGTGGACGAAGGCCGCCACCACGCCTACTTCGCAATTTTCTTACGCCACCTGTGGGGGGCACTCGACTCGGCGGGGCGGCGGGAGGCGGCGCTCCTCGCCCCCCGGCTCATCGACGCCTTCCTCAGGCCGGACCAGCCGGCGATCCGCTCCGAGCTCCAGTCCTACGGGCTGACTCGGGACGACGCCGAGCAGGTCGTCTCGGAGGTGTACGGCGAGAACACCGTCCGCACCCAGGTCGCCGCGATGGCGCAGCGCACAGTGCAGTACTTCGCCGCCCTGGAGGTGTTCGCGGCGCCCGAGGTGGCCGACGAGTTCCACCGATACGGCCTACAGCCGGCCGCCCAGTGAGCCCTCGGGCGGCGCGGGTTGGGCGACCCTGGTCAGCTCGCGAGAGAGCAGGAAGCCCGCGTGCAGCCGGCTGCGAGCACCGAGATCCTTCATGAGGTCGGCAATGTGCCGCTGACAGGACCGCAGCGACAGCCCCACCCGCTCGGCGATCCGCTTGTCACTCTCGCCCTCCACAAGAAGCATCACGATGGCTCGCCGCACTTCCGAGCTCACTGCCGTCACCTGGCCGCTGTCGTACCTCAACGGGAACTCATCGGCGGCCGCCCATGTGCGGACAAAGGATTCGACGGCGAACTCCACGACACTCGGCTCGTGCACCAGCACAATTCCCGGTTGCCGGTCGCTTCGCGGAAACACGGCCGTCGACGCGTCCGCCACGAGCATGCGTGCGCATCCAACCGGCGTCGTACGCACGCGTACCCCCAGCGCGGCCGCCTCCTCCACGGCCGCGATCACCCCCTGGTTGAACTGGCTGGTGTGTTGCAGGAGCACCCGAATCCGAACCCGTCGGCGCACCAACTCCCGGGCGTGGGACATTGCCGCGACGACAACGTCTCCGCCGAAGTTGCGGCCCGGCTGCGAGACGAGCACGTCCTCCTGTGCGTTTGCCACCAGCTCGGCGATGACCGTCCGGGTCACCTCCGGATCGACGAGCTGCTCGATGTCATGCCGCCCACCGGCGCGGCCGACGCCTTCCTCGTACGCCGGAACCAGCGCGTCCAGGTCCGCCTGGATCTGCTCGATGCGCTGCTGGGCCGCCTGCATCTCCCTCAGCATCGGACCGAGCACCTGCAACTTGGCGGACTTGGGCGGCACGGCCACCAGTTGACGGGTGTCGTCGGAGCCGGCGCGGAGCAGCCCGAGCCGCTTGAGGAGACGAAGCGCCTTATCCGTGTCTTCGTTGTCGAGTCCGAGTTCGTGGTGCGTGCGCTCGGGCGAGATCGAGCGCTGGGCCACCGCCCAGGCGTAAGCGCGGCTCGCCGCCTCGGTGAGCCGCGGGATGTCGTCGGCGTCTGCGGTGTCGACCATGCTTTCTTCTGTCCCCCCGTGTTTGCGAGCGAGGCGATACGTCGCAGCATGAACCGGACAGCGCACAGCTGCCCGACAGGCGTGCTGCAGCCACCGACCAGGACAGGCTCTCGAACTGGTTTGGGCCCGGAAACGCCAGCGGTGAGGGCGCGAGGCTTCCACTCCCCGAGCGACTGATCCGCTCGGTCGTCCTCGAGCGCATGCCGTACCGGAGCGGCCGTAGGCCAGCCGTTTCGACGTGCCGCGCGACAATGATCGCGTCACGGCACCACATGCTGGACCTGGTCCCCACGCATCAGGGTCCCCCCGCCGCGTCGAGGGCCTGGCCGAAACCGCTGTCTGGAAGGTAGCGGCTGATGGCCATCTGTCGCCCCGGCGCCGGTACGGCCAGATGGAGTCGGCGCGACGGGGGAGAGCTCTCCGTCCACAATGGGCTGCGGGTCGAAAGTCCCGGTGCCCCGGGCGGCCGCGTCATGCATTCGCCCAGACTGTCGGCGGCCATGCCCAGATCCGGCGCGGTGGCGGAACCGGAGTCGAAGAGGACGGCGAGTGTGGGGCGCATGAGGGTACTTTCCTGGGTGTGGGGCCACGACCGGGTTCGCCGCGTCGGCGCGTCCGGTGTCCCGGATAGTAATATCACGATGTGACGGTGCGTGGGGGCTTGTGCCCTGATCGGCGCCGACCGTCGAGTTGGTTGATGCCACTCAGCCCTTCGGTACCGAAACCTTGACCACAACCGCGGGTGTCGGGCGCGTTGACCGGGGAGAGGACGGCGACCAGCGGCAACGGTCGGGATCCACGTACAGCAGCTTCGCGGTCGTGTGCCCAGGGTTTGAAGGCTCTGTGGCAGGTGTGTTGGTACGTAGCTGACCGGCACGGCGTGACCCCGCCGACGACAAGCCGCGCTGGCCGACTAGGTTGAATGGCCGTACATCGGGGGTGGCGATGATCGATGGCGTGGGACTGCCCGTCGGCTTCTTCCCTCCGCACGGGGAGGTTCCATGGTAGACACCGTTGAGGTCGCTGTAGTGGGGGCCGGCATGTTCGGCTCTGCGGCCGCGAAGTATCTGAGCAGGGCGGGCTTCGAGGTTCTCGTGATCGGTCCGGCGGAGCCGGCGCCCGGCGCAGCGTCGGACAGGTACGCGTTCGGTGCCCACTTCGACGCGGCCCGGATCACCCGGCGCCTGGGCTGGGACGAGGTCTGGGGGGCCACGGATTCGCGGTCGCAGGAACGCTTCCGGTCCATTGAGGACGAGTCCGGTGTTCCGTTTTTCCACGACTGCGGATCGCTGATCCTGATGGCGAAGTCGATCGGGCACCGGACGGACGCAATAGTCCATCAGAGTGCGGCCAAGCACATCAACGTGGACCGTCTGACCGCCGACGAGCTACGTGATCACCTGCCCGACCTGGGGTTACCCCCGCTTGAGGGAGGTGTCGAGGGGCTGTTGGAACGGCGCGACGCGGGTTATCTCAACCCGCGCCGCTTGGTGCAGGCGCAGTTGACGCTGGCGGCGCGGGCCGGGGGCCGGCTTCGGCGGGCGGCCGTCGTAGGGATGCGCAAGGACACGGCCACAGGAATGTGGCATCTCGACGTGCGGGGGGACGGCGGACCCGGCGTGGTGAGAGCGAGGAAGGTCGTCGTGGCGACGGGTGCGTTCACCAATCACAACGGCGCCCTTCCTCCCGGGCGACGCCTCGCCCTGCGCGCCTTCAGTGAGCCGAACCTGTTGTTCGAGGTGACAGGCGAGCTGCTGGAGCGGCTTCGGCGGCTGCCCACCATCGTCACCGTCGATCCGGTTGACAACGGTGACGCGAACCTGACGCTGTATCTCCTGCCGCCGGTGCGCTACCCCGACGGCCGGTGGTACCTGCGGGTAGGACCGGGAATGCAGCCGATGGTCCATGAGCTGCACACCGTGGAGGACATGGTCGCCTGGTACGCAGGACAGCGCGTCACGTCCGAGCAGCACAAGATCCTGTCCGCCATGATGCACATGCTCGTCCCGAGCCTGGAGCCGGTCTCGGTGCGCCAAGCGTGTTGCATCATCGAGAAAACACCATCGCGGTACCCGTACATCGGGCACCTTGACGGTGACGAGAGCATCACGGTAGCTGTCGGCGGCAACGGCCATGGTGCCCGGGGATCGGACGAGATCGGTCGGCTGGCGGCCAATCTGGTGATCGGCAAGCCCTGGGACTTCCCTATTCCGCAGGACGTTTTCAAGCCCCTCTTGGAGCACCCCCACGAAGGAGAAGGGCGCCCCGACTTTCTCAGACCGCCCTTCGGGCTCTGCTGACCACACCCGCGAGGTGGCCGGCGTGACGGCCTTTCGCGGAAGGTCGGTGGCGGCGGGCAGAATCTGTCGCTTCCCATACATCCGGGTGGGGGTGCCGTAGCGGCGAGATCGCCGTGACACGAACCGCTACGGCGCCAGCAACTGGCCCTCGCCGGCCACCCAGCCGACGCCGCCGTCGAAGTGGAGCGTCCGGTCCACCCCGGTGAGGTCGTACTCCACGTACTCGCTGGCCACGAGAAGCGCGTCCCAGCTCGTCGGTTCCACACCGATGGCTGACAGGTCGGCGCTGAACTGCGACCACGGAAGGAACCGCTCGCGCCGCTGCCAGGCTGGCAGACTGTCCCTCAGCCGGGCGGCCGCCGTGGCCACTGCCCGGTCGCGACTATCCACGGGGATACGGGCGAGCAGCCGCTCCATTGCGTGTCCGACGTCGATGTCGTGGCGTGGCGCGCGTCGGTACAAGGCGCTGACCTGTTCCTCGATGTAAGGCTGCACACCTCGGTCCACGACGTCGGCGATGGCGATGTACAGCTCCAGGAGCCGATCCGGCACCATGATCGCGGTTTCCCGCAGCAGGTCGATCGGCTCGTCCGAGCAGTGCACCGCGCAGACGATGCGATTCGTCGCGCCCAGTGTTGTTCGCAAACTGTCCGCACTACGCCGCGCAGGATTGGAAGGGCCCTTCAGCTGGGTCAGTCGCACACTCGCCGGTCGCACACCGTCCGGGGCGTGGTCGGCGAGGACCACGAGCAGGGATTCTGCCTTCGCGCAATACAGGTCACACAGCTCACGACTGTCAGGCGTGGCCATGTCGAACTGGTAGCGCCAGATCTCGCCGGTCATCTCCGGCGACATGAGGAACGGGGTGGCCGATATCGGCACGAAACCGTGGTCGCGGACGAAATCGAGGCACATGCCGACCCTCCGTTCGGCGATCACGTCCGCTTGGATCACCAGTAGCGCCATCCGTTGCAGCTTCGCCTCGAAGGCTGGGCCAAGCGCCCGAGCTGCCGCGTCGACGCCCATAGCCAGGTAGGGTTCCTGCTGGTAGAGCCGCAGCTTCTCCGCATCGGCGGTCAATGCCCGCCACATCTCCAGCACTCGGGCCGCTGAACCGGCGGAGTGGGTCACGTGGAACTCCTCGCGTGTCTTGCGGACTCCAGCACAGGGACGAGGTCGAGCCCCGCTCGCGGCACGCGAAGGCGTGAGCCTGACACATCAGTGGATCCCGGCTGCGGCAGGAACGACGCCACAGTGGGACCGCCCAACACCTCGTACCTCGCTCGACGTCGTCTTCTCGAATATTTGGGCTGCGCTGGTACACGATGTCAGGTCCGTTGCGCGGCTGCCTCCAGCGGCGGTGCCGGTACCGTGGAAGCGGCCTCGCTGACGGTGTTTCCGGCGGTCATGGTTGGTAGGTTTCAGAGGCCGGAAAGCGGTCGCTGAAGGTGATGACGAAGGCATCCAACGCGGATTTCCAGCGCATCGTTCATCGGGTCCTGGCTGCGCCGCTGGGGGTCCAGGAACCAGGTACAGACACTTCAACGCGACCCGCCTGGTTGGGGCAGTGGGCACGCGCCTTCACATCCCGCCGGTAGCGGGCGTTGAGGGACCCGATCGCGTTGGTCGAGCAGATGACCTCGGGTATCTCCAGGTCGTAGTCGAGCAACGGGATGGACCCGGGCCCAGGCGTTGTCCCACAACCAGATCACCGCCGGATAGCGGTCGCCCCACTTGTCGGCAGCCCTGACGGGTCGGCCCCCAGATCAGTAGCGGCGAGGAGTTCCGAGGGCAGCTCAATCGGATACCTGCCGGTAAGGCATGCATCGCAAAAACCCTTGCGGGGCGGAGCCATGGAACCGCGGAGCCCGTCCAAGCTGAGGTACGACAGAGAATCAGCGCCCAGGTATTCGCGAATGTCGTCCACCGAGAGATTTGCGGCAATCAGCTTCGACCGGTCAGCGGTGTCCATGCCGAAAAAGCAGGGCCAACGGTACGGCGGGGACAGGATCCGCAGGTGCACCTCGGCCGCACCGGCCTTGCGTACCATCCGGACCGTCTCGCGGAGCGTGGTCGCACGCACGATGGAATCGTCGATAACGACGAGCCGTTTGCCTTCCACCACGCGCTTGATCGGGTTCAGCTTGATCCGGACGGCGGCCTCGCGCAACTCCTGGCTGGGGGCGATGAAAGTACGCCCGATGTAACGGTTCTTGACGAATCCGTCCCCGTAAGGAATGCCCGACTGCCGGGCGTACCCCTGGGCGCCCGGAATGCTGGAATCCGGAATGGGAACCACCAGGTCGGCGTCCGCCGGAGCCTCCCGGGCGAGCTGCTCGCCCATCCGCTGGCGGGCGAGTTGGATGCTCTCGCCCCTCAGTTCGCCGTCAGGACGCGCGAAGTAGACAAACTCAAAAATGCAGAGGCGAGGGTCGATTCGCTCGTCCGCGAAGGGCCACTCCGAGTAGACGCCGTCGCCATCGATGAAAATCACCTCGCCCGGCGCCACCTCACGGACGACTGTTGCGCCGATGACGTCGAGGGCCGGGGTCTCCGAGGCGAGGACCCATCCGTCGTCGAGCCGACCGAGGAACAGCGGCCGGAAGCCGTTCGGATCCCGTACCCCGATGAGTCGGTCGCCGGCGAGCATCACGAACGAGAAGGCGCCGCGCAACTGGGGCAAGGTCGTCAGCAGCGCCTTCTCGAAGGCATGGGGGTCGGAGTCGGTCGCGACGTGCGCCGCGAGCTCCCGCGCGAGAAGCTCGGCGACCACGTCGCTGTCACTACCCACGTCCTCCGCCGTCATGTTGGTGAGTTCGAGCAGCTCCCTCGTGTTGATGAGGTTGCCGTTGTGCGCCAGCGCGAACTGCGTCAGCCGGCTGCCTCGGAAGACCGGCTGGGCGTTCCGCCAGGTGCTGGATCCGGTCGTCGAATAGCGCGTGTGTCCAATCGCCACATGCCCGGTCAGGGCCGCCAGGCGGTGCTCGTTGAAGATGGCCGGGACGAGACCCATGCCCTTGTCCACGCACATCTGAACACCGTCGGTGACGGCGATGCCCGCCGATTCCTGCCCGCGGTGCTGCAGTGCGTACAGCGCCAGGTAGGTCAAGTGCGACGTGGGGAGACCCGGCCCCCAGATACCGAATACGCCGCAAGCTTCGCCAATGGAGTCGGTCTCATCGGCTTCGGGGAGGGAGGACGCCACGGCATGACTATACCCTGGGGTGCCCGTCGACCTGCCGAAGGCGGCGCGGACGGCCCTCGTACGGCGCGGTCGCCCGGGCGTCGTCCAGGCACCCCGCCGGACCGCCGCGAGCGTCTCGGCGACACCGGGCGCGGCACCGGCACCGGCGTTCGAGTAGCCGGGACGGTGCGTCACGGAGCGAATTCGGGTCCGATATCGACCGTCCCACCAGGAGAGACGCGATCTTGGTGCCTGGCGGCGGCGGAGGGCGGTCACGAGGAGGTCCCGCCCGACGTACCCGAGGCCGTCCACCGCATGGTGAACGCCTTGTTTTTCTGCCCGCAGGTCGGCGCCCGACCGTGTCGGACCCCTCCGGGGCACCGCGGCGGGTGTGCGCCAGCGTCAGCCGCGCCGATGTCAACTGCCTCGGGTCCGAAGGTTCCGGCATGGATCTCCAGGCTCCGCTCGCCGGAAGGTGGACCGGAGCCGCCGCCCACCGATCTTCGCGCGCCGGACTGGACGGGTTCGGACCTCAGCCGCATCGATCTGGCGCGGGACTCCCGCGTCGACGGATGTGACTGTGTGGAATGCAACAGCGGCACGGCGCGGTCTTGTGCCGGCATCCCGGCGGTTGATACCTGTATGCACTGTGGACATCCGCAGCCTGCCGTGGGAATCCGCCGACGCGCGGCGCGATGGGCCGGAGCGGGCGGCAGTCTTGTCCCTGTTCT
The Micromonospora pisi DNA segment above includes these coding regions:
- a CDS encoding CPBP family glutamic-type intramembrane protease, producing the protein MLAFASALFRQGGAAVATATLVIVETGLLSLPWRLPRLDRSARSFWAETLCGLIAPGGALIVLMLTNHDLATRLPDWWWFGVAVVVGAALLAVSGINVLAIRSGLLAFLMGPTPKAQGRARAFYTAVGPLGEEALFRGVALTAAPVAVTPIGLLAAVAFVARHHVPPGDNGRGTARSTITEITAAVLLLALTVLSQSLLPALLAHVINNVPGVIIELQREDTGDPHTV
- a CDS encoding PqqD family protein, encoding MTPDTVPSLKLDTRWRSFRGKVFIARGDQAFELSEVAAFVYKRIDGNRSIRQIGEELAGEYDIPVDEAVSDIVELLTDLASAGVIDVKSA
- a CDS encoding ABC transporter permease, producing the protein MTRRAYPWTYFTSTVLSGSLIVALAYLAFRAVGPEGVSSRFTSLARSVDYVGYVAVGAVTYTFAVRMILWTAKALITEEREGTFVALVVTPARRMPYLLGFVMFAVLSTLAEAGAIAGVAALLGVQLVAPDPLGLTLGLTTFIVALFAISMLLGAVMLVVAEAHISQNTVFLTMGLVCGFTFPREYLPTAAQWFAEAVPVTAALDVLRAALSGGFEMSQAGPRLLATLCVSAAYLVAGLWLLPRAERRTVERTF
- a CDS encoding ABC transporter ATP-binding protein encodes the protein MEHGIIARDLGKTFTVRTGLFGRRVEKTAVHGLSLEVPPGRVTGLLGLNGAGKTTTIKMMSTLLRPTSGTVRVDGLDTVADARAVRRRINLIAGGERMVYAQMTGRENLHYFARLYGLPGALRRRRAQELLDVVGLSEAGDTLVERYSRGMAQRLSIARGLVNDPDYLLLDEPTLGLDAPIARELRQLVANLVRGGKGVLLTSHYLAEVEELCEHVYVISAGRHLTEGSPAELTATAGCHRTVRVTVRDASAAVAATVAEFAGRLGTRAEETVDADGALVVSMAHPDEIAGPLVTAIVAAGGTITDLTVTNPSLEDAIVTLTDGAPRPEVAVS
- a CDS encoding ABC transporter permease — protein: MRDALQIFAAETLKQRRRMSGSKVIFFSMLLWPLLELLTLYYTVLPVVGGGAIARRWPAAADPQSMLAFLATGSVGFSFYFALVQSAWHFSFERQAGTLELLFLSPARRLSLVVANGVGGLIQNVWLFVCLSVAVLALTDAVHVAHPAMFLVAFLALFVPSLGWGALLNGLLIFSRDSAFLFTILGEPMAFSGGARLPLWMLPGWIATVGTVLPLSGSLVVVRGAILDGKPFDDLAWPLVGLGVSTVVMLLLASLVLHLGERRAQRTGQLRLF
- a CDS encoding diiron oxygenase translates to MALCPRALLGQPALNQDSELTGPSNDDYRSPFRNWDERSAVRARPRRTLSPDDDSSLYFSPDLVPVAAHDLVRHLRPELFEQVLTQHLYRYLAFTEKLETLVVNGTVLAIASGSVGVPLPDEMRLDAYRIYCDEAYHALFSVDLMRQVVARTGTQPVLPDQPYFLRRLQEIQAALPSPMRPLAELLFVTISETLISATMGEVPMDPTVAPAVRDAIRDHAVDEGRHHAYFAIFLRHLWGALDSAGRREAALLAPRLIDAFLRPDQPAIRSELQSYGLTRDDAEQVVSEVYGENTVRTQVAAMAQRTVQYFAALEVFAAPEVADEFHRYGLQPAAQ
- a CDS encoding NAD(P)/FAD-dependent oxidoreductase is translated as MVDTVEVAVVGAGMFGSAAAKYLSRAGFEVLVIGPAEPAPGAASDRYAFGAHFDAARITRRLGWDEVWGATDSRSQERFRSIEDESGVPFFHDCGSLILMAKSIGHRTDAIVHQSAAKHINVDRLTADELRDHLPDLGLPPLEGGVEGLLERRDAGYLNPRRLVQAQLTLAARAGGRLRRAAVVGMRKDTATGMWHLDVRGDGGPGVVRARKVVVATGAFTNHNGALPPGRRLALRAFSEPNLLFEVTGELLERLRRLPTIVTVDPVDNGDANLTLYLLPPVRYPDGRWYLRVGPGMQPMVHELHTVEDMVAWYAGQRVTSEQHKILSAMMHMLVPSLEPVSVRQACCIIEKTPSRYPYIGHLDGDESITVAVGGNGHGARGSDEIGRLAANLVIGKPWDFPIPQDVFKPLLEHPHEGEGRPDFLRPPFGLC
- a CDS encoding nucleoside-diphosphate kinase, with translation MTHSAGSAARVLEMWRALTADAEKLRLYQQEPYLAMGVDAAARALGPAFEAKLQRMALLVIQADVIAERRVGMCLDFVRDHGFVPISATPFLMSPEMTGEIWRYQFDMATPDSRELCDLYCAKAESLLVVLADHAPDGVRPASVRLTQLKGPSNPARRSADSLRTTLGATNRIVCAVHCSDEPIDLLRETAIMVPDRLLELYIAIADVVDRGVQPYIEEQVSALYRRAPRHDIDVGHAMERLLARIPVDSRDRAVATAAARLRDSLPAWQRRERFLPWSQFSADLSAIGVEPTSWDALLVASEYVEYDLTGVDRTLHFDGGVGWVAGEGQLLAP